The genomic region TCGACGGCGAGAACATCGACGCGACCCTCGGCAACTCGCTGCTGGGCCGACGCCCGCAGCCCGACGAGCGGCCCCGCTGGGAGCGGGTCACGGCGTACGCCCGTGACCTGTGGGACCAGCCGGTCACCGGCCTGTTCTTCCTCAACGCCTCCAGCGGCCAGCTGCCGACCAGCTTCGTGCAGGCGCTGCTGGCGATGGACTACCGGCCGATCCCGCTGGCCGGTCGCAGCGACGAGAAGGTCGTCGACGTCGGCATCCTGCGCACGCTCGACGCGCTCGTCGGCCGCGACGACGACGTGCTGCTGTGCAGCCACGACGCCGACTTCGCCGAGGCGCTGGGCCGGCTGCTCGGCAACGGGCGCCGGGTCGGCGTGGTGGCGCTGCGCGAGTACGCCAGCACCGCGTTCGACAACCTCGGCCTGGAGGTCCACGACCTCGAGGACGACGTGGCCGCGTTCAACGTGCCGCTCCCGCGGGTGCGGATCATCGCGCTCGAGGACTTCGACCCCGAGCGCTTCCTCAGCTGAGCCGGTCCCGGCCGGCGCTCCGTTCCACCACGACCCGAATGGCATCCTGATACCCATGCGCTACGACAACCTGCTCGCCTCGGTCGGCAACACTCCGCTGGTCGGGCTGCCTCGGTTGTCGCCGACCTCCGAGGTCCGGCTGTGGGCCAAGCTGGAGGACCGCAACCCCACCGGCTCGATCAAGGACCGCCCGGCCCTGAAGATGATCGAGCAGGCGGAGAAGGACGGCACCCTCCGACCGGGCTGCACGATCTTGGAGCCCACCTCCGGCAACACCGGCATCTCGCTGGCGATGGCGGCCAAGCTCAAGGGCTACCGGATCGTGTGCGTGATGCCGGAGAACACCTCCGAGGAGCGGCGTCAGCTGCTGCGGATGTGGGGCGCCGAGATCGTCTCCAGCCCGGCCGCGGGCGGCTCCAACGAGGCGGTGCGGGTCGCGAAGCGGATCGCCGAGGAGCACCCCGACTGGGTGATGCTCTACCAGTACGGCAACCCCGCCAACGCCCTCGCACACGAGGAGGGCACCGGTCCCGAGCTGCTCGCCGACCTGCCCTCGATCACCCACTTCGTCGCCGGGCTCGGCACCACCGGCACGCTGATGGGCGTCTCGCGCTTCTTCCGCGCGGCCAAGCCCGACGTACGCATCGTCGCGGCGGAGCCGCGCTACGGCGAGCTCGTCTACGGCCTGCGCAACCTCGACGAGGGCTTCGTGCCCGAGCTGTACGACGCGGACCTGATCGACTCGCGGTTCTCGGTCGGCCCCCGCGACGCGGTCCGCCGGGTGCGCGAGCTGCTCGAGCTCGAGGGCATCTTCGCCGGCGTCTCGACCGGCGCGATCCTGCACGCGGCGCTGGGCCAGGCCGCCAAGGCGGTCAAGGCCGGCGAGAGCGCCGACATCGCGTTCGTCGTGTGCGACGGCGGCTGGAAGTACCTCTCCACCGGCGCCTACGAGGGCACCGTGGACGACGCCGAGGAGCGCCTCGAGGGCCAGCTCTGGGCCTAGGCCGGGAGCTCCGGCCACGCCGCCGTGGTGGGGACCACCTCACCCGCAGACGTGATGTCGGTCGCGACTCGCTGCGCGCGGGGGTGCGACGCCCTAGCCTGTGCGACGTGCCCCTGACGACGACCTGCCTTCCGTGCTCCCGGGGGCGTGCATGAGGCTGACGATCGTCGGGTGCTCCGGCTCCTTCCCCGGGCCGGACTCGCCCGCCAGCTGCTACCTCCTCGAGGCCCGCCACGACGACGGCACCGGTGAGCGCACCTGGCGCGTGCTGGTCGATCTCGGCAGCGGCGCGCTCGGGGCGCTCCAGCGCTACGCCGACCCGCTGCAGATCGACGCGGTGCTGCTCAGCCACCTGCACGCCGACCACTGCCTGGACCTGTGCGGCTACTACGTGATGCGTCGCTACCACCCCGACGGGGCGCAGCCGCGGATCCCGGTCTGGGGTCCCGTGGACACCGCCGACCGGATGGCCCGCGCCTACGACCTGCCCGTGGAGCCGGGGATGCGCGAGGAGTTCGACTTCCACGACTGGGACGGCCCGATCGACGTCGGGCCCTTCCACGCCGAGCCGGTGCCCGTGGACCACCCCATCGCGGCGTACGGCCTGCGCATCAGCGTCGACGGCGCGGTGCTGGCCTACACCGGGGACACCGGCCCGTGCGCGGCCCTCGACGACCTGGCCCGCGACGCCGACCTGCTGCTCGCCGAGGCGTCGTTCCTCTCCAGCGCGCAGAACCCGCCCGCGCTGCACCTCACCGGCACCGAGTGCGGCCAGGTCGCGACCCGTGCCGGGGCCCGGAGCCTGGTGCTCACCCACATCCCGCCGTGGCACGACCCCGAGGTCGCGCTGGCCGAGGCGCAGGGCCAGTACGCCGGCCCGCTCCAGGTCGCCCGCGCCGGCGCGACGTACGAGCTGGGCGGCTGACGGCGCCACCGATCGCGGCGCGGACGGTCTCGGCACCGCGCGTCTCGGCGGAGGACGGCCTCCACCTCTGCCAGGGTGGAAGCATGATCACAGTCGAAGGACTCACCAGGACCTACGGCGCGTTCACCGCCGTCGACGACGTGAGCTTCGTCTGCCAGCCAGGACGGGTCACCGGGTTCCTCGGTCCCAACGGCGCCGGCAAGACGACGGCCATGCGGATGATGGTCGGGCTGACCGCGCCCACCCGCGGTCGCGCCACGATCGGCGGGCACCGCTACGCCGACATCCCCAACCCCGGACGCCACGTCGGCGTCCTGCTCGACGCCTCCGCACAGCACGCCGGCCGCACGGGCCGCGAGGTGCTCACGATCGGCGCGAAGACCATGGGCCTGCCCGCCTCGCGCATCGACGAGATGCTCGCCCTGGTCTCGCTCAGCGACGCCGAGTCCAAGCGCCGGGTGCGCAACTACTCCCTCGGCATGCGCCAGCGCCTGGGCATCGCCCACGCGCTGCTCGGCGACCCCGAGGTGCTGATCCTCGACGAGCCGGCCAACGGCCTGGACCCCGCTGGCATCCGCTGGATGCGCGGCCTGCTGCGCGGGTACGCCGGGCGCGGCGGCACCGTGCTGCTCTCCAGCCACCTGCTGCACGAGGTCGAGCAGATCGCCGACGAGCTGATCCTCATCGGTCGCGGGCGGATCGTGGCCCAGGGCGACCGCGAGACGCTCCTGGCCGACTCGGGCCCGGCGAGCAGCCTGGTCACGGCGCTCGACAACGACGCGCTCGCCGCCGCCCTGACGGCACAGGGCATCCAGGTCAGCCCCTCCGGGACCGGACTGCGCGTGGCCGCCTCCCCGGAGACCGTCGGGCGCGCGGCGCTCGACGCCCGCGTCGTGCTGACCGACCTCCGCACCGGCCAGGCCGGCCTGGAGGACCTCTTCCTCGAGCTCACCGCCGACACCCAGCGCGAGGGCCACCCCGCCGCCGCGACCCAGCAAGGAGCCTCCGCATGAGCACCCCCGACCTCACCGCGACGGCACCGCCGCGCACCCTCGACATCTCCAGCACCGCGCGGGTCCCCTTCACCCGGCTGGTCGCGGTCGAGTGGCGCAAGATGCTGGACACCCGGGGCGGCTTCTGGCTGATGGCCATCACCGCACTGCTGCTCGCTGGCACGATCGCGCTCGTCCTGCTCGTCGTCGCCCTCGACGACGAGGCGACGGTGAGCGCCAACGACCTCGCCCAGATCCTGTCCATCCCGCTGTCGCTGCTGCTGCCGGTCTTCCCGATCCTCGTGGTGACCAGCGAGTGGAGCCAGCGCACCGGGCTGGTGACCTTCAGCCTCGAGCCGCACCGGCTGCGGGTGCTGCTCGCCAAGCTCGGTGCCGTGGTGCTGTTCGCGTTCGCGACCATCGCCCTGGCGGTCGTGCTGGGCGCCATCACCAACCCGATCGGAGCCGCGATCGGCGGCTACGACGTGCGCTGGAACCTCGACGCCGGCACGCTGTCGATGACCGTGCTCAGCCAGCTGCTCTACTTCCTGATGGCGTTCGGCCTGGCGATGCTGATGCTGAGCACCCCGGCGGCGATCGCAGTCTTCTACGTCGTCGCGATCATGTTGCCGTTCATGGTCTATTCGATCCTCTACTTCGCCTTCGACTGGGCGCAGTCGCTGATCCCGTGGATCGACCTCAGCTACGCGTTCACGCCGTTCTTGGACGGCTTCTCGGGTGTCGACGGTCTTGACGTCGCCCGTCTCGTGGTCGCGATCGCGATCTGGATCGTGGTGCCGATGGTGCTGGGCGCTCGGCGGGTGCTCCGCTCCGAGCCCAAGTAGCCAGCAGGCCAGCGGAGCGACCGTCGGCGCCGGGTCGTAGCCTTCGGGCCATGACACGTGCCGACGGTCGCGCCGACGACGAGCTCCGCCCCATCACCATCACCCGCAACTGGCTGGACCACGCCGCGGGCTCCGTCCTCGTGGAGTTCGGCCGCACCAAGGTGCTCTGCGCCGCCTCCGCCTCCGAGGGCGTGCCGCGCTGGCGCAAGGGCTCCGGCCTGGGTTGGGTCACCGCCGAATACGCCATGCTCCCCGCCTCCACCAACACCCGCTCGGACCGCGAGTCGGTCAAGGGCCGCATCGGCGGGCGCACCCACGAGATCAGCCGCCTGATCGGCCGCTCGCTGCGCGCGGTCATCGACTACGAAGCCCTCGGCGAGAACACCATCCAGCTCGACTGCGACGTGCTCCAGGCCGACGGCGGCACCCGCACCGCCGCGATCACCGGCGCCTACGTCGCCCTCGCCGACGCCGTGGCCCACCTGCGCTCCACCGGGGCAATCAAGGGCGAGCCGCTGACCGGCTCGGTCGCCGCCGTCAGCGTCGGCATCATCGACGGTGTGCCGCGCCTCGACCTGCCCTACGAGGAGGACGTGCGCGCCGAGACCGACATGAACATCGTGATGACCGGCACCGGCTCCTTCATCGAGGTGCAGGGCACCGCCGAGGCCGCGCCGTTCGACCGCGCTGAGCTCGACGCGCTCCTCGCCCTCGGCGAGAAGGGCTGCGCCGACCTGACCCGCATGCAGGCGGAGGCGCTGGCCCGATGAGCGGCGCGCCCCGCGTCTTCCTGGCCTCGCGCAACGCCAAGAAGCTGGCGGAGATGGAGCGGATCCTGCTCGAGCACGTGCCCGACGCCGTGGTCGTGGGCCTCGACGACGTGCCGGCCTACGACGAGCCGGTCGAGGACCAGCCGACGTTCGCCGGCAACGCGCTGCTCAAGGCCCGCGCCGGCTTCGAGGTCACCGGCCTGCCCTCGGTGGCCGACGACAGCGGGCTGTGCGTCGACGCCCTCAACGGCATGCCCGGCGTGCTGTCCGCGCGCTGGAGCGGTCCGCCGAAGTCCGATGCGCGCAACAACGAGCTGCTTCTCGCCCAGCTGGCCGACGTGCCCGACGAGCGTCGTACGGCGCACTTCGCGTGCGCGGTCGCGGTGGTCCACGCCGGCGGCGAGCTGGTCGTCGAGGGCCGCATGGACGGACGCGTGGTCCACGAGGCCCGGGGGAGCGGCGGCTTCGGCTACGACGTGGTCTTCGAGGCCGACGACCGGCCCGGCCTCACCACCGCCGAGCTGGACCGCGCCGACAAGGACGCGATCTCCCACCGCGGCCGCGCGCTGCGCGAGCTGGCGCCGCGGCTGGCCGAGCTGCTCACTGGCAGCGACTAAAGGCTGACCCCACCTGCGCCGCGCGCGGGGGTGCGTGGGAATCTCGGGGGGTGAACCGCCACTTCCTCCTCCGTCGCACCCTCGCCCGCGTGCTGCTGCGCCTGGCCCGCTGGCGCACGGTCGGAACCGTTCCCGAGCGCGGGGTGCTGGTGGGCGCACCGCACACCTCCAACTGGGACTGGGTGCTGACCATCCTCCTGGCCTGGGACAACAGCGTGAACATCCACCTGCTGGTCAAGAAGGAGCTCTTCGTCGGCCCGCTCGCGTGGGTGCTGAAGGCGACCGGCGCGGTGAAGCTGGACCGTGCCGACCCCGGCGCGACCGTCCGCGAGCTGATCGAGCAGGCGGGCGCCTCCGAGGAGCCGTTCCTGCTCGGGATCGCCGCGGAGGGCACCCGCACGCGCGGGGAGTACTGGAAGTCCGGCTTCTACCGGATCTCCCAGCGCACCGGGCTGCCGGTCACGCTGGCCTTCATCGACGTCCCGACGCGCACCGTGGGCTGGGGCCCGACCTTCCACCCCTCGGGCGACGTCCGCGCCGACATGGACCAGGTGCGGGAGTTCTACGCCGACAAGCGCGGGTTCCGGCCCGACGACTTCACGCCGCCGCGGCTGCGTGAGGAGGACCGGGGCCAGGAGCCCACGGCGCCCCAGACCTGAGACGCTGGCTGTCCCCGGCCCGCTGTCGCGGGACCGGGGCCGGTGGTGCGCTCGGAGAGACTCGAACTCTCACTGGCCAGGACCTAAACCTGGTGCCTCTGCCAATTGGGCTACGAGCGCGCTGCCGCGCCGAGTCTAGGGAGGGCGCTGCCTGCGTGCTGCAGCGCCCGCCGCGGACCGGCGTACGGCGGACTCAGGCCTCGTTGAGGGCCAGGTCGCGCTTGAGCTTGGCGACGTGGCCGGTGGCCTTGACGTTGTACTGCGCCAAGAAGACCTTGCCGTCCTCGTCGACCACGATCGTGGAGCGGATGACGCCCTCGACGACCTTGCCGTAGAGCTTCTTCTCGCCGAACGCGCCGTAGTCCTTCATCACCTGCTTGTCCGGGTCGGAGAGCAGCGTGATCGACAGGCCGTCCTTCTCGCGGAACTTGGCGAGCTTCTCCGGCTTGTCCGGGGAGATGCCGATGACGTCGAACCCGGCGCCGCGCAGCGACTCCAGGGAGTCGGTGAAGTCGCACGCCTGCTTGGTGCACCCCGGGGTCATCGCCGCCGGGTAGAAGTAGACGATCACCTTGCGGCCCAGGTAGTCCGAGAGGGCGACCTCCTTGCCGGTGTCGTCGGCGAGGATGAACTCGGGGGCGGTGTCGCCGGGGGACAGGCGGGTGCTCTCGCTCACGTGGGGGCTCCTCGGGTGATTCGAAATCGGCGCTATTGCGACCAATGTGCAACAGCGTAGGGTGGGCAGCCATGGCCGGTCGCCCGGTCGCCAAACTAGCGGCACCCCTCGCGAGCACCTGGAGCGACTCCATGCACGTGCCCGACGGCTTCCTCGATGCGCCCACCTCGATCGCGACCGGGGTGGTGGCCGCCGGCGTGGTCGCGATCGCCCTGCGCCGCGCGCGTACCGAGCTCGACGACCGCACCGCGCCGATGGCGGGCCTGGTGGCCGCGTTCGTGTTCGCCGCCCAGATGATCAACTTCCCGGTCGGGGCAGGCACGAGTGGCCACCTGATGGGCGGGGCGCTGGCCGCGGTGCTGGTCGGGCCCTGGACGGCGGTGCTCTGCCTCGCGGTGGTGCTGCTGGTGCAGGGGCTGTTCATGGCCGACGGCGGGATCAGCGCGCTGGGCACCAACATCGTGCTGATCGGGGTGGTCACGACCGCCGTCGGCTGGTTGGTGTTCCGCGCGCTGCGCGCGGTGCTGCCGCGCCGTCTCGGGGTGGTGGCGCCCGCGGCGGCGATCGCGGCGCTGGTCTCGGTCCCTGCCGCCGCGGCGGTCTTCACCGGGCTCTTCGCCGTGGGGGGCACCGTCCCGGTGGAGTCCGGCGACGTGCTCGCCGCGATGCTCGGGTGGCACGTGCTGATCGGGATCGGCGAGGCGGTGGTGACCGGACTGGTCGTCGCCTCCGTGGTCCGGGTGCGCCCCGACCTGGTCTACGGCGCCCGCGACCTGATCCGCGCGCGGACGCTGGAGATCCGCGAGGCCGGGCGCCCGACATGAGGGCCCGCCACCTCTATCTCGTCGGGCTCCTCGTCGCGCTGGGCGTGGCGGGTGTCGCGAGCTACTACGCCAGCGCCCACCCCGACGGTCTCGAGCACGTCGCGGAGCAGCTGGGCTTCCTGCACGCCGCCGAGGACTCCGCGACCTCCGACAGCCCGTTCGCCGACTACCAGGTGGCCGGGATCGACGACGCCCGGCTCAGCGGCGGGCTCGCCGGCGTGCTCGGCGTGCTGCTGGTGCTGCTGATCGCCGGCGGCCTGGCCTGGGCGGTGCGCCGGCGGGGCGGCGCCGAGGAGCCGGTCGAGGAGCCGGTCGAGGACCGGGAGCGCCGGTGAGCGGGGCACACACGCACCTGCTGCACCACCACGGGCACAGCCCGGTGCACCGGGCACCCGCGCACCTCAAGCTCCTCGCCCTGCTGGCCTTCGTGCTCCTGGTCGTCGCGACGCCCCGGGACCTCTACGCCGCGTTCGCCGCCTGGCTGGTGCTGCTCCTGGGCGTGATCGCGGTGGCGCGGGTGCCGCTGCGCCACCTGCTGGCGCGGATGGTGGTCGAGGTGCCGTTCGTGGTGTTCGCCGTGCTGGTCCCGTTCGTCGCCACCGGGCCGCGCACCGAGGTGCTCGGCCTCAGCGTGTCCGAGCCCGGGCTCGTGGCCGCGGGCGGGTTGTTGATGAAGGGCACCCTCGGCGTACTCGCCTCGCTGACGATGGCCGCGACCACCGCGCCGACCGAGATCCTCGTGGGCCTGCGCCGGCTGCGGATGCCCGAGCTGATCGTGTCGATCATGGGCTTCATGGTGCGCTACCTCGAGGTGGTCACCGACGAGATGAGCCGCATGCTCACCGCGATGCGCTCGCGGGGCTGCCAACCGCGCTCACCGCGGCACTGGCCGGCGCTGGCGCGCGCGCTGGGGGCGCTGTTCATCCGCTCCTACGAGCGCGGCGAGCGGGTCCATCTCGCGATGATCTCGCGCGGCTACACCGGCAGCCTCCCCGACCTGGCAGGCGCCGCCGGCGAGTCGGGCACCTCGGGTCCTCGGCGTGAGCGGCCCGTGGCGCCGTGACGCGGCCGGTCCTGGACGTCCGCGGCCTGGCCTACGCCTATCCCGACGGCCGACAGGCGCTGTACGGCGTGGACCTGCACGTCCACCGCGGCGAGCGGGTCGCGCTGCTCGGGCCCAACGGCGCCGGCAAGACCACGCTGGTGCTGCACCTCAACGGCATCCTCACCGCGGGCGCCGGGTCGGTGAGCGTCAGCGGGATGCCGGTGGTCACGAAGCACCTGGGCGAGATCCGCCGCCGGGTCGGGATCGTGTTCCAGGACCCCGACGACCAGCTGTTCATGGCCAGCGTGCGCCAGGATGTCGCCTTCGGCCCCGCCAACCTCGGCATCCGCGGCCCCGAGCTGGAGCGCCGGGTGCTCGCCGCGCTGGAGCTGGTCGGGATGGCCGAGCATGCCGACCGGCCGCCGCACCACCTCTCCTTCGGTCAGCGGCGCCGGGTCGCCCTGGCCACGGTGCTGGTGATGGAGCCGGAGATCCTGGTGCTCGACGAGCCCTCCTCCAACCTCGACCCGGCCTCGCGCCGCGAGCTCGCCGACATCCTGCGCTCCCTCGACGTCACCGTCTTGATGGTCACCCACGACCTGCCCTACGCCCTGGAGCTGTGCCCTCGCGCCGTGGTGCTGAGCGACGGCGTGGTGGTGGCCGACGGCCCGACGTACGACGTCCTGCTCGACGCGGAGCTGATGCGTGCGAACCGCCTCGAGCTGCCCTTCGGCTTCGACCCGCGCACCACGCGGGCCGCACCCGACGCTGATTGATAGCCTCCCCCTAGTTCAGCACCGTCGGGGGTGACCCGGCCCAACCCAGGAGCAGGCCCGTGAGCAACGCCAACGACACCTCGGCCCTCGAGCGCGAGATCGAGGAGACCCGCGAGCGGCTCGCCGGCACCATCGACCAGCTGCTGCACCGCTCCAGCCCGAAGACCATCGCCAGCCGCGAGGCCGCCTCGCTGAAGGCGCACTTCGTGGACCCCGTGACGGGCGAGCCGCGCACCGACAACATCCTCAAGGTCGTGGGCGGCGTCGTCGGCGCGATCGCGCTCATCGTCGTGGTCCGCAAGGCCGTCGGCTGATCGTCGTGAGCGACAAGACGCCCATCAAGATGCTCCACGACCGTGTCCTCGTCGAGGTCGACGGGGAGGCGGGGGAGCGGCGCTCGTCGGGCGGCATCGTGATCCCGGCGACCGCCGCCATGGCCGCGCGCCGGCTCAGCTGGGCCAAGGTCATCGGCACCGGCCCGTCCGCGCGCGCCGTACAGCCCGGGGACCGGGTGCTCTTCGACCTCGAGGACAAGGCGGAGGTCGAGGTCTCCGGCGAGGTGTACGTCGTCATGCGCGAGCGCGACATCCACGCCGTCGCCGCCGACCGCGTCGCCGACCAGTCCTCCGGCCTCTACCTCTGACCCCTGCCGGACGGCCCCCTCGCTCGGGGACTACGGGGAGACCTGGACGACGACCTTGCCCTGGTTGCGGCCGGACATGAGGCGGGCGAAGGCCTCGGGGGCCTGGTCCAGGCCGACGTAGCGGTCCTCGAGCAGGGTGATCCGGCCGTCCGCAATCAGGGCGCCGAGGCGGGCGGCCTGCTCGGCGAGGAGGTCGTGGTGGTCGTAGACGACCATGCCCCGCACCTCGGCGCGGGCGGTCATCACGGCGCCGGCGCGCACGGTCGTCGGGGCCCCGCCGTTGTACTGGTCCATCAGCCCGCACAGCGAGACGCGCGCGCCGACGGCGAGCTGCTCCATCACCACGTCGAGGGTCGCCTGGTCGCCCATGTGCAGGTAGGCGTCGATCCCGTCCGGGCAGGCCTTGCGCAGCTCCTCGACCCAGCCCTCGCGCCCCCGGACCACGGCCGCGGCGTACCCCAGCTGGTCGGTGGCGATCGCGACCTTCTCGTCGGTGCCGACGATCGCGACCGCCCGCGCGCCGGCCACGGTGGCCAGCTGCCCGGCGACGGCGCCGACGCCGCCGGTGGCCGAGGAGATCACCACGGTGTCGCCGACCCGCGGCTTGAGGTGCCGCACGTGGGCGGCGTACGCCGTGAGGCCGGGCATGCCGAGCGCGCCCAGGGCGGCGCTCGCCGGCACCCCCGCGCGTCGGGGGACAGGGGTCACCGCGGCGGCCGGGAGCACGGCGATCTCGCGCCAGCCGGTCTCGGCGAGGACCAGGGTGCCGACCGGCACCGAGTCGTCCGCGGAGGCGGTGACGGTGGCGATCGAGCGCCCGGGCACGACGTCGCCGGGGTTGACCGGGGCGTCGCCGAGGTGGCGACCGCCCAGGGTGGAGCGGATGTAGGGATCGAGCGACAGCACGTCGACCGTGACCGTCACCTGCCCGGGGGCCATCGCCGGCACCTCGACGGTGGCGACGGCGAAGTCCTCGGCACAGGGCGTGCCGTCGGGGACCCGCGCGAGGGTGACAGCGCGGGAGGAGGTGGTGGCCATGGCGTGCTCCTGGGACTCATCGGGTGGGCTGCTCCGAGTCTCGCACAGCAATATATGATCTAGGAGACACCGTTGCGGGATGTGGAACATGGTTACACTCCCAGCCGTGGCGGACACCTACCTCTTCGGGCCCCTGATCTCCACCGGCGACGTGGCGGCCCACCAGCAGACCTTCGGTGAGGTGTTCGACCTCGTCGAGGCCGGCCGGGCGCAGCTGCCCACCGCCGACGCGCGGGCGATCTTCGGCGCCGGCGTCGACACTGCGAGCCTCGTCTCCCTGCAGACCGAGGGCGTCCCGGCGGGGGTGCTGCTCGCCGACTTCGGGCCGCGCTCGGCGGAGACCGTGCGGGACCCGGACACCTGGATCCATCGCGACGTCCTGCGGGTGGTCGACTTCCACGCCCCGGACTTCCCGGCGGCGGTGGCCCACGCCCGCGCCGCGGGCTGCAAGGTCGAGGGATCCGAGGCGGAGTACGAGGGCGAGGACGCGGGGTTCCGCGAGGCCCACCTGCGCCTGCCCGACCACGTCGTCGCCGCGGTGCTGGGGGCTCCCGCGGACTTCTTCGCCGACTTCGTCCAGGTCTCCGACCGGCGGGTGAGCGAGGTGGTCAGCATCTCGCTGCCGCTCAGCGACGCCGCCGAGACCCTCGACTTCCTCGACCGGGTGCTCGGCTGGGGTGTCGTCTACGAGCTCAGCTTCCGCGACGCCTCGTTCAGCGAGCTGCTGGGCACCGACGAGGAGCTCACCGTCCACGCCCGGATGGTGGGCCCGGCGCGCAACCAGCCCTACCTCAACCTGGTCGACTACGGCCTGCCCGCCACCGCCGCTGCGAGCCTGCGCGGTCGCGCGGTGGCCCCGCGCCGCGGGCTCCTCGGCGCGGTCCTGGGCACGGCCGACCTGGACGCCGTCCGCGCCGCCGCGGGGGAGGCCGCGGGACCCGTCGTACCGCTCGATCTCGCGCCGTTCGGCGACACTCGCGCCTGCGTGCTCGACCTTCCTCCGGGCATCCCGCTGCTCCTCGTCGAGACCCGCTGACCCCTCGTCGGCACGAGTCCCCCGGGGCGGTCTGCAACCTCCCCGTAATGAGCGCACCTTTTGGCGTAACACCGTTCCGTCAAGGTGCATCCGGGCGTGCCGACCGGGTCTCGTCACGGGATCGGACGATCCGGCTCGCCGCCTTGACGGTGTGGTCCACACCACTTACCTTTGCCGTATTCCGCAAATAGAAAAGGCGTTCCGAATGGCGGAACGCCTGGCCCGCCTCTGGGGTCGGACCGGTTCTTCCATGCGTGAAAAGCAGAATGGAGCCCCCATGTTGTTCAATCGGCGCACCCCGCAGTACGCCGCCCGCTCGACCGGCCGTCTGCGCCTCGGCACCGCCACGCTCGCCGTGCTCGGCCTCGGCGTGCTGACGGCCTGCGGCGGCGGATCCGGATCCTCCAGCGACGCCCCGGACAGCACCACGATCACGGACCTGGTCGTCGACGTCCTGGCCGAGCCGGACTCGCTGGACCCGTTCTACCGCAACACTGCGGAGGCGCAGCGCTACTACCGCCTGGTCTACAGCAGCCTGCTGCAGTGGAACGAGGACGGCACGATGTCGCCGGACCTCGCCGCCGAGATGCCCGAGGTCAGCAAGGACGGGCTCACCTGGACGGTCAAGCTGCGC from Nocardioides sp. dk884 harbors:
- a CDS encoding NYN domain-containing protein — translated: MITTPARRTFVLVDGENIDATLGNSLLGRRPQPDERPRWERVTAYARDLWDQPVTGLFFLNASSGQLPTSFVQALLAMDYRPIPLAGRSDEKVVDVGILRTLDALVGRDDDVLLCSHDADFAEALGRLLGNGRRVGVVALREYASTAFDNLGLEVHDLEDDVAAFNVPLPRVRIIALEDFDPERFLS
- a CDS encoding PLP-dependent cysteine synthase family protein is translated as MRYDNLLASVGNTPLVGLPRLSPTSEVRLWAKLEDRNPTGSIKDRPALKMIEQAEKDGTLRPGCTILEPTSGNTGISLAMAAKLKGYRIVCVMPENTSEERRQLLRMWGAEIVSSPAAGGSNEAVRVAKRIAEEHPDWVMLYQYGNPANALAHEEGTGPELLADLPSITHFVAGLGTTGTLMGVSRFFRAAKPDVRIVAAEPRYGELVYGLRNLDEGFVPELYDADLIDSRFSVGPRDAVRRVRELLELEGIFAGVSTGAILHAALGQAAKAVKAGESADIAFVVCDGGWKYLSTGAYEGTVDDAEERLEGQLWA
- a CDS encoding MBL fold metallo-hydrolase is translated as MRLTIVGCSGSFPGPDSPASCYLLEARHDDGTGERTWRVLVDLGSGALGALQRYADPLQIDAVLLSHLHADHCLDLCGYYVMRRYHPDGAQPRIPVWGPVDTADRMARAYDLPVEPGMREEFDFHDWDGPIDVGPFHAEPVPVDHPIAAYGLRISVDGAVLAYTGDTGPCAALDDLARDADLLLAEASFLSSAQNPPALHLTGTECGQVATRAGARSLVLTHIPPWHDPEVALAEAQGQYAGPLQVARAGATYELGG
- a CDS encoding ABC transporter ATP-binding protein; the protein is MITVEGLTRTYGAFTAVDDVSFVCQPGRVTGFLGPNGAGKTTAMRMMVGLTAPTRGRATIGGHRYADIPNPGRHVGVLLDASAQHAGRTGREVLTIGAKTMGLPASRIDEMLALVSLSDAESKRRVRNYSLGMRQRLGIAHALLGDPEVLILDEPANGLDPAGIRWMRGLLRGYAGRGGTVLLSSHLLHEVEQIADELILIGRGRIVAQGDRETLLADSGPASSLVTALDNDALAAALTAQGIQVSPSGTGLRVAASPETVGRAALDARVVLTDLRTGQAGLEDLFLELTADTQREGHPAAATQQGASA
- a CDS encoding ABC transporter permease — protein: MSTPDLTATAPPRTLDISSTARVPFTRLVAVEWRKMLDTRGGFWLMAITALLLAGTIALVLLVVALDDEATVSANDLAQILSIPLSLLLPVFPILVVTSEWSQRTGLVTFSLEPHRLRVLLAKLGAVVLFAFATIALAVVLGAITNPIGAAIGGYDVRWNLDAGTLSMTVLSQLLYFLMAFGLAMLMLSTPAAIAVFYVVAIMLPFMVYSILYFAFDWAQSLIPWIDLSYAFTPFLDGFSGVDGLDVARLVVAIAIWIVVPMVLGARRVLRSEPK
- the rph gene encoding ribonuclease PH; translated protein: MTRADGRADDELRPITITRNWLDHAAGSVLVEFGRTKVLCAASASEGVPRWRKGSGLGWVTAEYAMLPASTNTRSDRESVKGRIGGRTHEISRLIGRSLRAVIDYEALGENTIQLDCDVLQADGGTRTAAITGAYVALADAVAHLRSTGAIKGEPLTGSVAAVSVGIIDGVPRLDLPYEEDVRAETDMNIVMTGTGSFIEVQGTAEAAPFDRAELDALLALGEKGCADLTRMQAEALAR
- the rdgB gene encoding RdgB/HAM1 family non-canonical purine NTP pyrophosphatase, which encodes MSGAPRVFLASRNAKKLAEMERILLEHVPDAVVVGLDDVPAYDEPVEDQPTFAGNALLKARAGFEVTGLPSVADDSGLCVDALNGMPGVLSARWSGPPKSDARNNELLLAQLADVPDERRTAHFACAVAVVHAGGELVVEGRMDGRVVHEARGSGGFGYDVVFEADDRPGLTTAELDRADKDAISHRGRALRELAPRLAELLTGSD
- a CDS encoding 1-acyl-sn-glycerol-3-phosphate acyltransferase; its protein translation is MNRHFLLRRTLARVLLRLARWRTVGTVPERGVLVGAPHTSNWDWVLTILLAWDNSVNIHLLVKKELFVGPLAWVLKATGAVKLDRADPGATVRELIEQAGASEEPFLLGIAAEGTRTRGEYWKSGFYRISQRTGLPVTLAFIDVPTRTVGWGPTFHPSGDVRADMDQVREFYADKRGFRPDDFTPPRLREEDRGQEPTAPQT
- the bcp gene encoding thioredoxin-dependent thiol peroxidase codes for the protein MSESTRLSPGDTAPEFILADDTGKEVALSDYLGRKVIVYFYPAAMTPGCTKQACDFTDSLESLRGAGFDVIGISPDKPEKLAKFREKDGLSITLLSDPDKQVMKDYGAFGEKKLYGKVVEGVIRSTIVVDEDGKVFLAQYNVKATGHVAKLKRDLALNEA
- a CDS encoding energy-coupling factor ABC transporter permease — translated: MHVPDGFLDAPTSIATGVVAAGVVAIALRRARTELDDRTAPMAGLVAAFVFAAQMINFPVGAGTSGHLMGGALAAVLVGPWTAVLCLAVVLLVQGLFMADGGISALGTNIVLIGVVTTAVGWLVFRALRAVLPRRLGVVAPAAAIAALVSVPAAAAVFTGLFAVGGTVPVESGDVLAAMLGWHVLIGIGEAVVTGLVVASVVRVRPDLVYGARDLIRARTLEIREAGRPT